Below is a genomic region from Kogia breviceps isolate mKogBre1 chromosome 16, mKogBre1 haplotype 1, whole genome shotgun sequence.
GAATTTCAGAGTCGATTCTGTAGTGATAACACCATTACCCATTCCAGCATTTACCTTACTTCTTGAAAGATTGGAAGTGGAGAAATCCAAATCTTTGGTTCTGTTTTTACTTCCAGGAAGTGCCcattcaataaaactagaagaaattgTCTTTTCCCTTCCATTTGTTTCCATGTCCTCTTCATCATCAATGACAATTGTCTCACTTATACTTCCTTTCTGAGAAGCCAAATCTCTTGAGGAAGGAAGAATTATGGAATAATTTCCTTGTAGCTTTTCATTTCTTGATGCagcaaatataaaatttctttgaTCAGCTATTACTGGAGCAGAACTTGAAGAAGGTTGTATAGATTCAATAAAtacaacatcatcatcatcctccTCCGCTGACGAGTTTCTAGATCTATTAACTAAAGAACTAGCTGGGTCACCAAATGCTACGTCCATGAAACTAGCTGCCATGGCTTTACTCCCTGATAAAAAAGGAGTCGGTTCAGTCAAGTCTAATCCTCCCGCTGAACATTTATCTATGCCAAAGAACCtttaacagagagagaaaagaaaaaaaagttctagtATACTATGATCATTGTATTTTATTGCAATTAAATAGCATacgtgaaattttaaattattttatgtgattttatCTAAGTCCTTCCTTGAAAGAGAAAATTGTTCAAAATAATTCCATCAATTACCAATAACTCAGTGTCCAAATACAATCACtttactaaatatatttttatctactAAAATGACTATGATATTGTCCAAACTCTATTTCCCTAGGGTCTTCTgtcattgtttttcaaattctgcttcCAACATTAAACctttctgaatctttttttttgtccttgttGAGGAATCGACACTATGCTATAggttttttatattaaattctgaAAAACCCATGATGTAGatataatttaattcattttacagatcaggaaatgaATCTGGGTAAGGTCAAATAGGACTCAAACTCAGGGCTCTAACTCTAGGCTCCAAATTCTTAGCCACTTTGTTTTATTCAGCGAACACCTCTGTGTACCTACTATGCACTAGAGAATAA
It encodes:
- the ZMYM5 gene encoding zinc finger MYM-type protein 5 isoform X4, with translation MSRFFGIDKCSAGGLDLTEPTPFLSGSKAMAASFMDVAFGDPASSLVNRSRNSSAEEDDDDVVFIESIQPSSSSAPVIADQRNFIFAASRNEKLQGNYSIILPSSRDLASQKGSISETIVIDDEEDMETNGREKTISSSFIEWALPGSKNRTKDLDFSTSNLSRSKTKTAVGPFNPGRMNVAGDVFQNGGFTAHHSPGKQILVP
- the ZMYM5 gene encoding zinc finger MYM-type protein 5 isoform X5, whose amino-acid sequence is MSRFFGIDKCSAGGLDLTEPTPFLSGSKAMAASFMDVAFGDPASSLVNRSRNSSAEEDDDDVVFIESIQPSSSSAPVIADQRNFIFAASRNEKLQGNYSIILPSSRDLASQKGSISETIVIDDEEDMETNGREKTISSSFIEWALPGSKNRTKDLDFSTSNLSRSKTKTAVGPFNPGRMNVAGDVFQNGGFTAHHSPGS